From the bacterium genome, the window CGCGCAATGCAGGAAGCAAACCGGCAAGGATTGCGGAAACAAATGCGATGAGCACCGAAAAAGAGATGATTCGCCAGTCTATTTCTTCGTTGATCCAGAAAGGTGGAGCCATATCGGGATTGGCTCTCAGTGTTTCAAAAGTGATCCGCGTTCCGTAGTCTGCGAGAAATACTGCGATCACTCCTGCCACCATGCTGATCACCAGGCATTCGGTGAAGACCTGCAGAACGAGTCGCCATCTCCCGGCTCCCAGAGCGGTGCGAATCGCGAACTCGCGGGAACGTCCGATCATTCTGACCACTGTCAAATTGGCGACATTCGCGCACGCGATCAACAATACCAGCAGAACCGCGGCAAACATCGTATAAATCACGGTTCTTGTTTCATCGCCCACGTATTCATGCGCATAGGGTTTGAGTACCGCCATCAGCTCTTTATTTGTCGCAGGATATTCTTTTGCCAGCCTGCTTGAAATTGTCCGAAATTCAGCTCTGGCTTCTGAAAGTGTCACGCCCGTGCGTAACCTTCCAAATATTTCCATGCTCGGTCCCTGGCCACGTTTGAGGTCTTTTAAATCTAGTGTAAGCGGAACCCAGACATCTTCCCGAACAGGAAACTGGAAACCGGGCGGCATGATTCCCACAACAACCGCTTCTTTTGCGTTCACGCGTATCGTTTTCCCGATTATTTTCTGATCTCCCTGATATCGATTCCGCCACAAATCGAACCCTAGAATGACAACAGCAGGTGCGCCCGGTTGATCCTCTCCAGGCAAGAACAATCGTCCGAGATAAGGTTTCACCCTGAGTTCTGACAAAACATTGTGTGTGAAGAAGGCGCCGTCAAAACGTTCCGCGCGAGTCTGTCCACTGAGATTGATCGTGCCCTGATAGAACCCTGCAAGACTATCGAAGCTTTTTTGAGTGGCTCGCCAATCAAGAAAATCGTGCATGTTGACCTCAACGCTGTCATCCTCCGGTGTGCTGTGTTCCAAATGCACCAGTCGCTCTGATTCAGGAAAAGGCAGCGGTTTCAGGATGTAAGCGTTAATCGCTGAGAACATGAAGATGGTTACGGCTAACCCCAATGTGAGGATCAAAATAGCAACCAGCGTGCTTCCACCACTGCGGAACAAAAACCGGAAGGTTACCACTAATTCCCTGAACAGAGCTTTCATTCGTCCTCTCCTTTAACAAAGTAGCGCGGACGTCTCGTCTGCGCGCAGGCGTGACGCCCGCGCTACTTTGCAAGCACGGTGCCAAAGGTAATAGACGGAGCCGGGTAGGACAATGTTCGATTGTGGGAATTAGAGGTGCAAAAGTGAACAGGAAGGGAGAAAAAGACGGTCCGTTTTAGAAACGGACCGCCCCGGATGTAATTATGCCCACTTGAAGTAAAGCATGAAAGCGATCAAGAGAACGTAGATAGCCAGCGATTCGATGAATGCAAGGCCAAGGATGAGCATACCGCGAATCGTATCAGCGGTGCCCGGATTCCGGCCAATTGCATCGGCGGCTGCGCGAAAAGCGATACTTTGCGCAATTCCACAAAAGGCGGAAGCAAATCCCAGACCGAAAGCACATGCGATGGCAATCCACTGATTGGTTTGGCCTGCTCCGCCTGCCGTATCCTGAGCCATTACCGGCTGGACCATTGCGACGAAACCGACCAGGAAGAACAGGAACACAATTTTCTTTGCCACTTCAGTACCCCCTAAAGAGATTTAAGATTTCAGATGTTAGATTTCAGATTGAATCAGTGAGCAGATGCCGGAGCCGCGTGGCCCGCCGTATGCTCCCCATGGCTTTCTTCGTGAGCCACTGCGCCTGCAATATACACAGAAGAAAGCATAATGAACACCAGAGTTTGAACTAAACTCGTGAAAATTGCAAGACACATCAACGGCAAAGGAACAAAGAAAGGAACGAGCATAAAAAGGATCAAGATAATCGTATCTTCGCCGAAGATGTTACCGAATAATCGAACAGATAAAGAAAGCGGACGCGAGAAATGTCCGATGAGTTCCACAGGTATGAAAAGCCAGGCAAGCCACCAGACGGGACCCGCAAAATGCTTCAAATACTTGAACAACCCCTGCTGACGGATTCCCTGCGCGTGATAGTAGACAAACACGGTAATTGCGCAAGCGAACGTTACGTTCAGGCTGCTGGTAGGCGACTTGAAAATCGGAATCAAGCCGAGCAGGTTGCTGAAAAGAATGAAAAGACCCAGAGTTCCGATCAGGGGAAAATAACGTTCCCAACCGGGACCGATCATATCCTTTACGATGTTTTGAACGAACCGGTAATAGACTTCCAGGGTCTGCTGCATAAAAGAAGGATAAACGCCAAATTTCCTTTTCCAGTAGCCAAAGAAGAAAACAAAAAACAGAAAGATGAAGAGCGACATCCAGACGTGATCCATCGGCTTATGCGCCAGATGAAATCCCATGTTGTCGATCACCGCGTAAAAACGCGCTGTCAACCACTCAACATATCCGAGCTTATGTTCAAACATTTTGCTTCCGGTTCTGCTGGGCTTGAACCAAGTAAAAGGGATAAATCAACTGCACAAGAGTAAAACTTACTGTGAGCGCAATCACATTTACTTTGAAATAAATGATCGCTAGAAATAGAAATCCGCCAAGAAATACGAACCGAAAAAGAAATCCTACCAGGAAAAATTTTGCGGTCCGGGTGGTCTTTCTAACAAAACTGTTGTTCACGGCTTTCTGGATCATTTCACACGAGGTCAACGCTACCGTGAATCCGATCAGCATCCCGAAGATCCAACTGTAATTCTGCTGAACCAGCAAAATTGCCAGCGCGAAGGTCGGTATCAAAACAAAGATCTTTTTAACTTTTGCCGGATTCATCTTTCTTTTTTGTTATGCGTTGATAATCGCGATAAAAATTCAGTGCACCCGCGAAAACTCCAAACACAAAACCGAGTAGTTTACCCCACGGGTCTGTATGGAGCCAGCGGTCAGCATAATATCCCATGAGTGTCCCTACGGCAATCGCGGACGGAAAAAGCAAACCCAGATACAAATAATCTGAATATTGCCTGATCCACCGGAAATCCCACATCGCTTAAGAGAATGACCAAATTACAAATAACAAATTACAAAAAAAACTATTTCTGAGCGTGAAACATTTCAGTCTCGATCGATACCGAACTAACAATGAATTTGACCGGTTTTTCCATCATCTTCAAGAAGGGCGCCGGGTAAATACCGATCCAGAAGGTGAAAACGATCAATGGAATCAAAGTCCATTTCTCGCGCCACGACAAATCCGGCAACGCTGCATTTTCGCCTTCCGCCTTTCCGAACATCACGCGCTGGTAAAGCCACAACATATACGC encodes:
- a CDS encoding AtpZ/AtpI family protein, translating into MWDFRWIRQYSDYLYLGLLFPSAIAVGTLMGYYADRWLHTDPWGKLLGFVFGVFAGALNFYRDYQRITKKKDESGKS
- a CDS encoding ATP synthase F0 subunit C, producing the protein MAKKIVFLFFLVGFVAMVQPVMAQDTAGGAGQTNQWIAIACAFGLGFASAFCGIAQSIAFRAAADAIGRNPGTADTIRGMLILGLAFIESLAIYVLLIAFMLYFKWA
- the atpB gene encoding F0F1 ATP synthase subunit A, coding for MFEHKLGYVEWLTARFYAVIDNMGFHLAHKPMDHVWMSLFIFLFFVFFFGYWKRKFGVYPSFMQQTLEVYYRFVQNIVKDMIGPGWERYFPLIGTLGLFILFSNLLGLIPIFKSPTSSLNVTFACAITVFVYYHAQGIRQQGLFKYLKHFAGPVWWLAWLFIPVELIGHFSRPLSLSVRLFGNIFGEDTIILILFMLVPFFVPLPLMCLAIFTSLVQTLVFIMLSSVYIAGAVAHEESHGEHTAGHAAPASAH